The following coding sequences are from one Melospiza melodia melodia isolate bMelMel2 chromosome 2, bMelMel2.pri, whole genome shotgun sequence window:
- the FZD4 gene encoding frizzled-4 — protein sequence MCQNLGYNVTKMPNLVGHELQADAELQLTTFTPLIQYGCSSQLQFFLCSVYVPMCTEKINIPIGPCGGMCLSVKRRCEPVLKEFGFFWPDALNCSKFPPQNDHNHMCMEGPGDEEVPLHSKTSLQPGEECHGMGSNSDQYIWVKRSLSCVLKCGYDAGLYSRSAKEFTDIWMAIWASLCFISTAFTVLTFLIDSSRFSYPERPIIFLSMCYNIYSIAYIVRLTVGRERISCDFEEAAEPVLIQEGLKNTGCAIIFLLMYFFGMASSIWWVILTLTWFLAAGLKWGHEAIEMHSSYFHIAAWAIPAVKTIVILIMRLVDADELTGLCYVGNQNLDALTGFVVAPLFTYLVIGTLFIAAGLVALFKIRSNLQKDGTKTDKLERLMVKIGVFSVLYTVPATCVIACYFYEISNWAIFRYSADDSNMAVEMLKIFMSLLVGITSGMWIWSAKTLHTWQKCSNRLVNSGKMKREKRADGWVKPGKGNETVV from the exons ATGTGCCAGAACCTGGGCTACAATGTCACCAAGATGCCCAACCTGGTGGGGCACGAGCTGCAGGCGGACGCGGAGCTGCAGCTCACCACCTTCACCCCGCTCATCCAGTACGGCTGCTCCAGCCAGCTCCAG TTCTTCCTGTGTTCAGTTTATGTGCCGATGTGCACAGAGAAGATTAACATCCCCATAGGTCCCTGTGGAGGCATGTGCCTCTCTGTCAAAAGAAGATGTGAACCTGTTTTAAAAGAATTTGGGTTCTTCTGGCCAGACGCCCTAAACTGCAGCAAATTCCCACCCCAGAATGATCACAACCACATGTGCATGGAGGGCCCAGGAGACGAAGAGGTTCCCCTTCACAGCAAGACCTCcttgcagcctggagaagagtgcCACGGCATGGGATCTAACTCAGATCAGTACATTTGGGTGAAGAGAAGTTTGAGCTGCGTCCTGAAGTGCGGCTACGACGCTGGTCTGTACAGCAGGTCAGCCAAGGAATTCACAGATATCTGGATGGCCATATGGGCCAGTCTTTGCTTCATCTCGACTGCCTTCACAGTCCTGACCTTCCTGATTGATTCATCCAGATTTTCCTACCCGGAGCGGCCAATCATATTTTTGAGCATGTGCTACAATATTTATAGCATTGCTTATATTGTGAGGCTAACTGTGGGCCGGGAAAGGATATCCTGTGATTTTGAAGAGGCAGCAGAACCTGTTCTTATCCAAGAAGGTCTTAAGAACACAGGATGTGCGATAATTTTCTTGCTGATGTACTTTTTCGGGATGGCTAGCTCCATCTGGTGGGTTATTCTGACACTGACGTGGTTTCTGGCTGCGGGACTCAAGTGGGGCCACGAAGCAATCGAGATGCACAGCTCCTACTTCCACATCGCAGCCTGGGCCATCCCGGCGGTGAAGACCATTGTCATTTTGATTATGAGACTTGTGGATGCAGACGAGCTCACCGGCCTCTGCTATGTTGGGAACCAGAACCTGGATGCGCTGACAGGCTTTGTTGTGGCTCCGCTTTTTACCTACCTGGTCATCGGGACTTTATTCATTGCAGCGGGACTCGTGGCCTTATTTAAAATCAGGTCTAATCTCCAGAAAGATGGAACTAAAACTGACAAACTGGAAAGACTGATGGTCAAAATCGGGGTCTTTTCAGTGTTGTACACCGTCCCAGCAACGTGTGTCATTGCATGTTATTTCTACGAAATCTCCAACTGGGCCATTTTCCGCTATTCGGCAGATGATTCCAATATGGCAGTGGAGATGCTCAAAATTTTCATGTCCCTTCTGGTGGGTATTACATCAGGTATGTGGATCTGGTCAGCCAAAACTCTGCACACGTGGCAGAAGTGCTCCAACAGACTGGTGAACTCAGGGAAAATGAAACGGGAGAAGAGAGCGGACGGTTGGGTGAAACCCGGCAAAGGGAACGAGACCGTGGTATGA